CGGAAGCCGGGTTGGCCATCCGTCCGCCCCACGACATCCTGGATCAGACCCTGGGGCCGGATCTGGCTGCGTACCAGCAATGCCCGGAACTCTGGCGCGTGGTGCGCGAGGCCGCCGTACTCCTGGGCAATGCCGAGCGCAATGCCTCCCAGGCCAATGCCGTCTGGCTGTGGGGCCAGGGACGTCCGCTGCATCTGCCGGGCTTTCAGGAGCGGTTCGGCCAGGCCGGGGCGGTGATTTCCGCCGTGGATCTGATCAAGGGCCTGGGCCGGGCCATGGGCATGGCGGTCCTGGACGTGCCTGGCGCCACAGGGTACCTGGACACGAACTATGCCGGGAAAGTGGCCGCGGCCCTAGATTTTTTGGAGCAGGGCGATTTCGTCTTCCTGCATGTGGAGGCCCCGGACGAGTGCGGGCATCAGGGCGGCCTGGAGAACAAGGTCCGGGCCATCGCGGACTTCGACGCCCAGGTGGTCGGGCCGATCCGGGACGGTCTGCGAGGCATGGACGCCGCGATCCTTGTGGCCTGCGACCACTTCACCCCGCTGATCAAGCGGACCCATGTTTCCGATCCCGTGCCCTTCCTGTTCTGGCACCTGGACGCCACGGCCTCCGGCATCCCGAACTTCAGCGAAACCCAGGCCGCTTCCACCGGCTTGATGCTGGAACGGGGCGAGGCTCTGCTGCCCTGGGCGCTGCAACGATCCGCACCCTAATCCGACCATTTTGCGCCTTTTCTTGCGATGCTCCTTGACCAACTTCCGCAATTTCTGCTGTCCGGCCTGACATCCGGCAGTATTTACGCCCTGGTGGCCGTGGGTTTCTGCATCATCTACAACGCCACCGGCCTGGTGAATTTCGCCCAGGGCGAGTTCGTGATGCTCGGGGGCATGCTGATGATCGGGCTGACCCAGGACATGGGCTTGGCCATGCCGACGGCCTTCGTGACGAGCATCGCGGCGGCCATGCTGCTGGGCGTCTTTCTGGAGCGCGTCCCGTTAGGCTTGGCCAGATCCCGGCACGTCCTGATCCTGGTGCTGGTCACCGTGGGTTTTTCCATTGCCGCACGCGGCGCGGCTTCGTTGATTTGGGGCAAGACCGCACGGGCCTTGCCGGCGTTTTCCACCGAGGCCCCGCTCTTGCTGGCTGGTGCGGTGATCTCCCGTCAGGCCCTCTGGATATTGGTCGTGACCATGATCTGCGTGGCTTTGCTGCACCTCTTTTTTCAACGCACCTCCGTGGGGCAGGCCATCCGGGCCGTTTCCGACAACCGCCACGGCGCGATCCTGGTGGGCATTCCCGTGGCCCGGATGGTGATGGTTTCCTTCGCCTTGAGCGCCGGACTGGGGGCCACGGCCGGGATGCTCATCGCGCCGATCACGGGCATGCACTACAGCGCCGGGGTCATGCTCGGGCTGAAGGGGTTCGCCGCGGCTATTCTCGGCGGATATGGCCATGTTTGGGGCGCGGTGGCCGGAGGACTGCTGCTGGGCGTCCTGGAATCCCTGGCAGCCGGATTCATTTCCTCGGCCTACAAGGACGCCTTGGCGTTTTTGATCCTGCTTT
This DNA window, taken from Desulfonatronum sp. SC1, encodes the following:
- a CDS encoding cofactor-independent phosphoglycerate mutase, which encodes MSARKTVFLIADGMGDWPVDELGGKTPMEAADTPHMDVLAREGVVGLCRTIPEGMPPGSDIANMALLGCDPATHHTGRGPIEAAAQGLELEADDLVWRCNLVRVSSLEQDGVMLDYSAGHIDTPTATALVEMLQRELGGTDAVFHPGVQYRHLVVQPGRVKAAEAGLAIRPPHDILDQTLGPDLAAYQQCPELWRVVREAAVLLGNAERNASQANAVWLWGQGRPLHLPGFQERFGQAGAVISAVDLIKGLGRAMGMAVLDVPGATGYLDTNYAGKVAAALDFLEQGDFVFLHVEAPDECGHQGGLENKVRAIADFDAQVVGPIRDGLRGMDAAILVACDHFTPLIKRTHVSDPVPFLFWHLDATASGIPNFSETQAASTGLMLERGEALLPWALQRSAP
- a CDS encoding branched-chain amino acid ABC transporter permease; translation: MLLDQLPQFLLSGLTSGSIYALVAVGFCIIYNATGLVNFAQGEFVMLGGMLMIGLTQDMGLAMPTAFVTSIAAAMLLGVFLERVPLGLARSRHVLILVLVTVGFSIAARGAASLIWGKTARALPAFSTEAPLLLAGAVISRQALWILVVTMICVALLHLFFQRTSVGQAIRAVSDNRHGAILVGIPVARMVMVSFALSAGLGATAGMLIAPITGMHYSAGVMLGLKGFAAAILGGYGHVWGAVAGGLLLGVLESLAAGFISSAYKDALAFLILLCVLWVRPAGLFGQARTRRV